The Apibacter raozihei genome contains a region encoding:
- a CDS encoding GPW/gp25 family protein: MYGIYYNTPINFKDIIEKKDIEKTNLESSIARYINLLVTSSFGECKFDETYGCKIWEMDFDLLSDSNTLRDRIKKDIKETIKMHESRLELSEVEISVGIDQSLNHNNALRMKKKISMKILGAVKKTNRPFRFHGHFFVGPLSYI, from the coding sequence ATGTACGGGATATATTATAATACGCCAATTAATTTTAAAGACATTATTGAAAAAAAAGATATAGAAAAAACTAATCTTGAAAGTTCAATAGCAAGATACATTAACCTGCTGGTCACCTCTTCTTTCGGAGAATGTAAATTTGATGAAACGTATGGCTGTAAAATATGGGAAATGGATTTTGATTTATTATCTGATTCAAATACATTACGAGATAGAATTAAAAAAGATATAAAAGAAACTATTAAAATGCATGAAAGCAGATTGGAGTTATCCGAAGTTGAAATTTCAGTAGGAATAGACCAATCTTTAAATCATAATAATGCATTACGAATGAAAAAGAAGATATCAATGAAAATATTGGGAGCTGTAAAAAAAACCAATCGTCCGTTTAGATTTCATGGACATTTTTTTGTAGGACCATTATCTTATATTTAA
- a CDS encoding DUF5458 family protein, producing MAKEEVKAQIQTRDVAVAEPNKKVSIQKGLDKLAKFGGFDLLEASIENVQNMNPDRKARRQIFLGDANKQSERDALKKTLELWLNVLKNNNNLTDMVAQSEDKSKVAEKTLLKNLATAVKETEELEKAYRTIALFYKNTEQDKVKNISIVNAELDQLTDLDNTRFIDSIHGELVDNYDRLDLKNNYGLLVIPGYLGTNKVVEKWAKIAHENKVMLVTDFAHLDEPDDVMEMFDEAYLTGGEIYRSNVLMTCNWLVGRGKFDIIEETDDLYVPPSAALAGKIYKTLMSQVTAGKKFGGINEVDGVKFDLLKSEIASLENLGLIPMVNEYGKVMAFSGKTLFNGDNLGLQTYSVVRVFDYVTKVLMDFLNRRAFENFTAKTRQEIMKQIVSFLDGITGPDKLIENFEVRRFEQDPVQKDRIYLDIHMKPYFPAKNFLIKMDGHKGDDGNEWETEYEQK from the coding sequence ATGGCTAAAGAAGAAGTAAAAGCACAAATCCAGACCAGAGATGTTGCAGTAGCTGAACCCAATAAAAAAGTTAGTATTCAGAAAGGTCTTGATAAACTAGCAAAATTTGGTGGTTTTGATTTATTAGAAGCATCTATTGAAAACGTTCAGAATATGAATCCTGATCGTAAAGCAAGACGTCAGATTTTTTTAGGCGACGCTAACAAACAATCTGAAAGAGATGCTCTTAAAAAAACGTTAGAATTATGGTTAAATGTGTTGAAAAACAACAATAACCTTACGGATATGGTTGCCCAAAGTGAAGATAAAAGTAAAGTTGCAGAAAAAACTTTATTGAAAAATCTTGCTACGGCAGTAAAAGAAACTGAAGAATTAGAAAAAGCTTACAGAACTATAGCTTTATTCTATAAAAATACAGAACAAGACAAAGTCAAAAACATTTCAATCGTAAATGCTGAGCTAGATCAATTGACTGATTTGGATAATACTAGGTTTATTGATTCAATTCATGGAGAATTAGTAGATAACTACGATAGATTAGATTTAAAAAATAACTACGGACTTTTAGTAATTCCGGGATATTTAGGTACCAATAAAGTAGTTGAAAAATGGGCGAAGATAGCTCATGAGAACAAAGTAATGTTAGTTACAGACTTTGCACACTTAGATGAGCCGGACGATGTTATGGAGATGTTTGATGAAGCATACCTTACTGGAGGTGAAATTTATCGCTCCAATGTACTAATGACATGTAACTGGTTAGTAGGTAGAGGTAAATTTGATATCATTGAAGAAACAGATGATTTATATGTACCACCATCCGCAGCATTAGCAGGTAAAATATATAAAACATTAATGTCTCAGGTTACTGCGGGTAAAAAATTTGGGGGTATTAATGAAGTAGACGGAGTTAAATTTGACTTATTAAAAAGTGAAATAGCAAGTTTGGAGAACTTAGGTTTAATTCCTATGGTTAATGAATATGGCAAAGTTATGGCTTTCTCTGGAAAAACACTTTTCAACGGAGATAATTTAGGACTTCAAACTTATTCAGTAGTTCGTGTATTCGATTATGTAACTAAAGTATTGATGGACTTCTTAAACAGAAGAGCTTTCGAAAACTTTACAGCTAAAACACGTCAGGAAATCATGAAACAAATTGTAAGTTTTCTTGATGGAATTACAGGTCCGGATAAATTAATTGAAAATTTTGAAGTTAGAAGATTCGAACAAGATCCGGTTCAAAAAGATAGAATATATTTAGATATTCATATGAAACCATACTTCCCGGCTAAAAACTTCCTTATTAAAATGGATGGGCATAAAGGAGATGATGGAAATGAATGGGAGACTGAATACGAACAAAAGTAA
- a CDS encoding ATP-dependent Clp protease ATP-binding subunit, translating to MQKEAVFHEELYLALEIAKKYAIENKNVEYGAAHLLKAILHRDLSLLKELEAMKKDVFFIEEWAEVRIDDAPKAGRATQPEPDESIDKVTAEADEIRDILGREEVDLYCVIVALATPGVGFSFDQMKSFPVVRDELLTEVETALPSENDSDKDGKPPVSVKYLYKYCKDKLVQARKNPKNIVAREQEIKEIVEIICRFSKPNVLLQGYPGVGKSVLIDGFVNLIVKKQVPDKIQKTRVYELDLGTLIAGASYKGEIEDRLKKILQELKTYPQAILVIDGIHVLLDKNSDNAGISSILKSELSGNGGLTLIVTTTVDEYTKKIEKDEGLSGMFEVLKVEEPDEEQAFRIIKSALVSYLAHHEIKVTDDSITESIRLAKRYLKEKSLPESALNLLDRTMSVIKTAGVSFLKEKEGLESKLDHIKEKEGDHKQDLKWYYEDLKRKSQYLLIQEKESQVEIENLSQEDLFMYLKSTLEKLNEAALSKKEHIEPIDLAAVVAQKTGIPLGKLHSEEKDKLQNMEEILKKRVVGQDYAIQVITEAVLESRSGLSKAGQPIGSFFFLGPTGTGKTELAKSLADFLFQDEHAIIRFDMSEFKEEHSAALLYGAPPGYVGYEEGGLLVNKIRQKPYSIVLFDEIEKAHSSVFDVFLQIMDEGKLHDRLGKEGDFSNALVLFTSNIGSQFIVKSVNEGNGLPTSNQLLEIMSNNFRPEFLGRLTEIVPFGPISKDNAMGIFEIHLKKELLDLVKGININLTISESAKSFLVDNGFNATYGARPLKGIIRSELRRPMAKKIISNEIKEGDTVQVDLDDNNLKWIIN from the coding sequence ATGCAGAAAGAAGCTGTATTTCATGAGGAGTTGTACCTGGCTTTGGAAATAGCAAAAAAATATGCCATCGAAAATAAAAATGTTGAATATGGAGCGGCACATTTGTTAAAAGCAATTCTACATAGAGATTTATCTTTATTGAAAGAATTGGAAGCTATGAAAAAAGATGTTTTTTTCATTGAAGAATGGGCAGAAGTCAGAATTGACGATGCTCCAAAGGCTGGAAGAGCTACTCAACCCGAACCAGATGAAAGTATTGATAAAGTTACTGCCGAAGCAGATGAAATAAGAGATATTTTAGGCAGGGAAGAAGTTGATTTATACTGTGTAATTGTTGCATTGGCAACCCCGGGAGTAGGATTTAGCTTCGATCAAATGAAAAGTTTTCCTGTGGTTAGAGATGAGCTGTTAACAGAAGTTGAAACAGCTTTACCTTCTGAAAATGATTCAGATAAAGATGGTAAACCTCCCGTATCTGTTAAATATTTATACAAATATTGTAAAGATAAATTAGTACAGGCTCGTAAAAATCCTAAAAATATAGTAGCCAGAGAACAGGAAATTAAAGAAATTGTTGAAATCATTTGTCGGTTTTCCAAACCTAATGTGCTCTTACAGGGGTACCCGGGAGTAGGAAAATCAGTATTAATAGACGGATTTGTAAATTTAATAGTCAAAAAACAAGTGCCAGACAAAATTCAGAAAACGAGAGTTTATGAATTAGATTTAGGAACTTTGATTGCCGGGGCTTCCTACAAAGGAGAAATTGAAGATAGGTTAAAAAAGATACTTCAGGAATTAAAAACATATCCCCAGGCTATTCTGGTGATTGACGGCATACATGTTCTCCTTGATAAAAATAGTGACAATGCAGGAATATCAAGTATTCTAAAAAGTGAACTTTCCGGAAACGGAGGATTAACGCTTATAGTAACTACTACAGTTGACGAATATACCAAAAAAATTGAAAAAGACGAAGGTCTTTCAGGCATGTTTGAAGTGCTGAAAGTTGAAGAGCCAGATGAAGAACAAGCATTTAGAATAATAAAATCAGCGTTGGTATCCTATCTTGCCCATCACGAAATTAAAGTAACAGATGACTCAATTACAGAATCTATACGTCTGGCTAAAAGATATCTAAAAGAAAAAAGTTTGCCTGAATCAGCATTAAATTTATTAGACAGAACTATGTCTGTAATTAAAACTGCTGGAGTATCATTTCTTAAAGAAAAAGAAGGTTTAGAATCAAAATTGGACCACATAAAAGAAAAAGAAGGAGATCATAAACAAGATTTAAAATGGTATTACGAAGACTTAAAAAGGAAATCTCAATACTTATTAATTCAGGAAAAAGAGAGTCAGGTAGAAATTGAAAATCTTTCACAAGAAGATTTATTCATGTACCTTAAAAGTACTTTAGAAAAATTGAACGAAGCAGCTCTTTCAAAAAAAGAACATATAGAACCTATTGATCTAGCAGCAGTTGTTGCTCAAAAAACAGGAATACCTTTAGGTAAGTTACATTCAGAAGAGAAAGATAAGCTTCAGAATATGGAAGAGATACTGAAGAAAAGAGTGGTTGGTCAGGATTATGCAATCCAGGTAATTACCGAGGCAGTATTAGAATCCAGATCGGGTTTAAGTAAAGCCGGTCAACCTATAGGATCATTCTTCTTTTTAGGTCCAACAGGAACTGGGAAAACAGAATTAGCCAAATCACTGGCAGACTTCCTTTTTCAGGATGAACATGCAATCATCAGATTTGATATGTCTGAATTTAAAGAAGAACATTCCGCAGCATTATTATATGGAGCTCCTCCGGGCTATGTAGGATATGAAGAAGGAGGATTGCTTGTAAATAAAATCAGGCAGAAACCCTATTCTATAGTTTTATTCGATGAGATAGAGAAAGCCCATTCTTCTGTTTTTGATGTTTTTCTTCAAATTATGGATGAGGGTAAATTGCACGATAGATTAGGAAAAGAAGGAGATTTCTCCAATGCTTTAGTATTATTTACGTCAAATATAGGGTCTCAGTTTATTGTTAAATCAGTAAATGAGGGGAATGGTTTACCCACTTCCAACCAATTACTTGAAATTATGTCCAATAACTTCAGACCAGAATTTTTAGGACGTTTAACAGAGATAGTTCCTTTTGGACCTATAAGTAAAGATAATGCAATGGGAATTTTTGAAATTCATTTGAAAAAAGAACTATTAGATTTAGTTAAAGGGATAAATATAAATTTAACCATATCCGAATCTGCAAAATCATTCTTAGTAGATAATGGTTTTAATGCAACATACGGAGCCAGACCTTTAAAGGGAATAATACGTTCCGAATTAAGGAGGCCTATGGCTAAAAAAATTATATCCAATGAAATAAAAGAAGGAGATACGGTACAAGTAGATTTAGATGATAATAATTTAAAATGGATCATCAATTAA
- a CDS encoding PKD domain-containing protein, producing the protein MNYNRKRSLSKFFSKLDIRVLLVFIILILMAFFFFFFQYYRHIDCRQVYFTIEAERKQVGEIIGFKDQTPNARSWKWDFGDKTEKRFEKDPLHKYEKPGVYTITLEVNGSCVFQRILEIRDLGRLVDSTKIPKIIAPTVVEVGQNIEFYYKYRGEAFSWEWSFGETGQLDNTSEFPVYSYSTPGIKRVTFVINGDVTHISSKDIFVKPRKLINTKIKDTAYTVEKAAELFTLPKGTPQKDPMEEFMRYIPGVPLETPVQKKIREIEENKAPDISENQFQLLLLDVAKQSKTKEDFSKYTCGNYEFPVIKNNKTIMRFSEFCENIQNKKIKIESLRLTRNNKNCIEGFTIKYKVKKGFIWIYD; encoded by the coding sequence ATGAATTATAACAGAAAGAGATCTTTGAGCAAATTTTTTTCCAAGCTTGATATTCGGGTTCTTTTAGTCTTTATAATATTGATACTCATGGCTTTCTTTTTCTTTTTCTTTCAATACTATAGACATATCGATTGCAGACAAGTTTACTTCACAATAGAGGCTGAAAGAAAGCAGGTAGGTGAAATTATTGGATTTAAAGATCAAACTCCTAATGCAAGAAGCTGGAAATGGGATTTTGGTGATAAAACTGAGAAAAGATTTGAAAAAGATCCATTGCATAAATATGAAAAGCCAGGTGTATATACGATAACTCTAGAGGTTAACGGGAGTTGTGTTTTTCAAAGAATTTTAGAAATCAGAGATTTAGGTAGGTTGGTAGATTCTACAAAGATACCTAAAATTATAGCTCCTACAGTAGTTGAAGTTGGTCAGAACATTGAGTTTTATTACAAATACAGAGGGGAAGCTTTTTCTTGGGAATGGAGTTTTGGAGAAACAGGCCAATTGGATAATACATCAGAATTTCCGGTATATAGTTATAGCACTCCTGGAATAAAAAGAGTTACTTTTGTTATCAATGGAGATGTAACTCATATATCAAGTAAAGATATATTTGTAAAACCAAGAAAACTCATAAATACTAAAATTAAAGACACTGCTTATACAGTAGAAAAAGCAGCAGAACTTTTTACACTACCTAAGGGGACACCGCAAAAAGATCCTATGGAAGAATTCATGAGATATATACCAGGGGTACCACTGGAAACGCCTGTACAGAAGAAAATTAGAGAGATTGAAGAAAATAAAGCTCCCGATATATCTGAAAATCAGTTTCAATTACTTTTACTTGATGTGGCTAAACAAAGTAAAACCAAAGAGGATTTTTCTAAATATACCTGTGGTAATTATGAATTTCCGGTAATTAAAAACAATAAAACCATAATGCGTTTTTCTGAATTCTGTGAGAACATTCAAAATAAGAAAATCAAAATAGAATCGTTAAGACTTACCAGAAATAATAAAAACTGTATTGAAGGGTTTACAATTAAATACAAAGTAAAAAAAGGATTTATCTGGATTTATGACTAA
- the tssO gene encoding type VI secretion system TssO, with protein sequence MEVLNKKERLISFLLFISLFLITVVIIVVSVFFNFHLPWRENEELKKENASMINEFRFQSKFEEQMELLKKYIDSIDMPNQDTYYYQQKSVDMVIKMEQNIPSQDSVRRGLLYKNFLLTSRSLIDSKKTIKTYGKSKAEIDTLLAKVEAYRKQIEIMKRDLDICRMLNRKD encoded by the coding sequence ATGGAAGTATTAAATAAAAAAGAAAGATTAATTTCATTTCTACTCTTTATTTCACTGTTTTTAATAACTGTAGTTATCATTGTAGTATCAGTATTTTTTAATTTTCATTTGCCTTGGAGGGAAAACGAAGAACTAAAAAAAGAAAATGCCTCTATGATTAACGAATTTAGATTTCAGTCCAAATTTGAAGAGCAGATGGAATTACTAAAAAAATATATTGATTCCATTGATATGCCTAATCAGGATACATATTACTATCAGCAGAAATCAGTCGATATGGTGATCAAAATGGAACAAAATATACCCAGTCAGGATAGCGTGAGAAGAGGGCTCTTGTATAAGAATTTTTTGCTTACCAGCCGCTCCCTTATTGATTCTAAAAAGACTATTAAAACCTATGGCAAAAGTAAAGCGGAAATTGATACTCTACTTGCTAAAGTTGAGGCATATAGAAAGCAAATTGAAATTATGAAAAGGGATTTGGATATATGCAGAATGCTAAATAGAAAAGATTAA
- a CDS encoding type VI secretion system baseplate subunit TssG: MEITEINTKLEQIKNRINSLNYDLKAEVIISEIMNKIDHEDQTFLVDHKGQFKRPFRKDVLDAELVDFNYDSTQFVKINLSRDGIYDTLPEGFFHAPREDRLKKTVDEMTKEYKVHKKEEEYARKFFLPFENEFFLKTIERENLEKDILLELNGSRPLDFFYEFWGIDKDLPEILVSKLIRILPYTHQIVGNLELTVHCLSYLLEEQVHIAEQTYKEQSSSEQEISLGDCRLGLNMISGSAYMDYSLYLEFKIGPLKKSSFLEYIHQGKLKKFVELFYEYFLPMEVDVKTTILLDAEAEAFSLKEISILGITTRI; the protein is encoded by the coding sequence ATGGAAATTACTGAAATAAATACAAAGTTAGAGCAGATTAAGAATCGAATTAACTCTTTAAATTATGATTTAAAGGCCGAGGTAATTATTTCAGAAATAATGAACAAAATTGACCATGAAGATCAAACCTTTTTAGTTGATCACAAAGGACAGTTTAAAAGGCCATTTAGAAAAGATGTGCTAGATGCAGAATTAGTAGATTTTAATTACGATTCAACACAATTTGTCAAAATAAACTTATCAAGAGACGGAATTTACGATACACTTCCGGAAGGATTTTTTCATGCTCCAAGAGAAGACCGGTTGAAAAAAACGGTCGACGAAATGACCAAGGAGTATAAAGTTCATAAAAAAGAAGAAGAATATGCACGAAAATTTTTTCTTCCTTTCGAAAATGAATTTTTCCTTAAAACTATAGAAAGAGAAAACCTGGAAAAAGATATCCTTTTAGAATTAAATGGATCTCGCCCGCTAGATTTTTTCTATGAATTTTGGGGAATTGATAAAGATTTACCGGAGATTTTAGTTTCCAAACTAATACGTATTTTGCCCTATACACATCAGATAGTTGGAAATTTAGAATTAACAGTGCACTGTTTAAGTTATCTGTTGGAAGAACAGGTTCATATAGCAGAACAAACCTATAAAGAGCAATCAAGTTCTGAGCAGGAAATAAGTCTGGGAGATTGTAGATTAGGATTAAATATGATTTCAGGAAGTGCGTATATGGATTATTCATTATATCTCGAATTCAAGATAGGCCCACTGAAAAAATCATCTTTTCTTGAATATATACATCAGGGAAAATTAAAAAAATTTGTTGAACTATTTTATGAATACTTCCTGCCTATGGAAGTAGATGTAAAGACAACTATACTACTGGATGCAGAAGCTGAAGCATTTAGTTTAAAAGAAATATCAATTTTAGGTATAACAACAAGAATATGA
- a CDS encoding type VI secretion system baseplate subunit TssF: MDTQERIKDRILRRAAQTWGYTDSELETSFDPIVALLLEACSSELEKISSELNNSRSRIIERLLEIMSPENNSGIIPARSIMHLKPVENNFTISLEHQFVCKKTIQNIYDPLRPTIKDIFFGTTLPFTLTEVSLEYMAFGNTFYSLKRVIHKDQLSKSNQFLKPGTLWLGLKCPQEIESINKLMFFTDIRNVSQRDIFYNYLKQAKFFIKDKEISFKEGYNVENYSIDIDAIVNKNYNKINQLYTDVNNFYADKFFHFTEDILIDENSFSIPEELLEAFGSDNSKINELTDVLWIKVQFPEVVINDILENVMFYINSIPVINKQILSQTQSIDSFINYIPLTTDDIFLDLGSISDSRGYHYHIKEFSEGNLDIGDATLRHTGVVRFDERNASELIQYLIELLKDESASFTVIGGDFIKGTIREINQLIATLEQHIKERKFTKSSFPYVIIRPKAAATKSDNDMFTVSYWVTSGEDANDLKVGTRLDGVNTSDFSQNSIMLINTSVGGKSRLNTREKITSYREALLTRGRVVTFADIKTFCLNHFKFTISGIEIRKGTKIDSSTNKGFVRTIDIILEKNVNAEYQVSDFEWQYLCDNLLHKLDHVSSNVYPYRLIVK, from the coding sequence ATGGATACACAAGAAAGAATAAAAGATAGAATACTCAGAAGAGCTGCCCAGACATGGGGGTATACAGACAGTGAACTGGAAACTTCTTTCGATCCTATTGTAGCTTTATTACTTGAAGCTTGTTCTTCAGAACTTGAAAAGATTTCATCAGAGCTGAACAACTCAAGATCAAGAATAATTGAAAGGCTTTTGGAAATAATGTCTCCCGAAAATAATTCAGGAATTATTCCCGCACGATCAATTATGCATCTCAAACCCGTAGAAAATAACTTTACCATATCACTGGAACATCAGTTTGTTTGCAAAAAAACAATACAAAATATATACGATCCACTTAGGCCAACCATTAAAGATATATTTTTTGGAACAACTTTACCCTTTACACTAACCGAGGTTTCTTTGGAATACATGGCTTTTGGAAATACTTTTTACTCATTAAAAAGAGTAATTCACAAAGACCAGTTATCAAAAAGCAATCAGTTTTTAAAACCAGGTACATTATGGTTAGGACTTAAGTGCCCTCAGGAAATTGAGAGTATAAATAAACTAATGTTTTTTACAGATATCAGAAACGTATCACAGAGAGACATATTTTATAATTATTTAAAACAAGCTAAATTTTTTATAAAAGACAAAGAAATATCATTTAAAGAAGGATATAATGTTGAAAATTATTCAATTGATATAGATGCTATAGTTAATAAAAACTATAACAAAATCAATCAGTTGTATACAGATGTTAATAACTTTTATGCTGATAAGTTTTTTCATTTTACAGAAGATATTCTTATTGATGAGAATAGTTTTAGCATACCGGAAGAATTACTTGAAGCATTTGGTTCAGATAATTCTAAAATAAATGAATTAACTGATGTGTTGTGGATTAAAGTACAATTTCCTGAAGTTGTTATCAATGATATACTGGAAAATGTCATGTTTTATATAAACTCTATTCCTGTTATAAACAAGCAGATTTTAAGTCAGACTCAGTCGATAGATTCTTTTATCAATTATATTCCTTTAACCACAGACGATATATTTCTTGATTTAGGTAGTATATCTGATTCCAGAGGATACCATTATCACATAAAAGAATTCTCAGAAGGAAACCTTGATATCGGAGATGCTACCCTGAGACACACAGGGGTTGTTAGATTTGATGAAAGAAATGCTTCAGAGCTAATACAATATCTCATTGAACTGCTTAAAGACGAAAGTGCGTCATTTACGGTAATTGGGGGAGATTTTATTAAAGGGACTATAAGGGAAATTAATCAACTAATTGCAACATTAGAACAGCATATAAAAGAGAGGAAATTTACAAAATCCAGTTTCCCTTACGTTATAATAAGACCCAAAGCAGCTGCTACAAAAAGTGATAATGATATGTTCACAGTATCTTATTGGGTAACCAGTGGAGAAGATGCAAATGATTTAAAAGTAGGAACGCGATTAGATGGAGTTAATACCAGTGATTTTTCTCAAAATTCAATTATGCTAATAAATACTTCCGTAGGAGGAAAGTCTAGATTAAATACAAGAGAAAAAATTACTTCATATAGAGAAGCTTTACTAACAAGAGGAAGAGTAGTTACATTTGCTGATATTAAGACTTTTTGTCTCAATCATTTTAAATTTACAATTTCTGGAATTGAAATTAGAAAAGGAACCAAAATAGACTCTTCAACTAACAAAGGATTTGTTAGAACAATAGACATTATTTTAGAAAAAAATGTAAATGCCGAATATCAGGTTTCAGATTTTGAATGGCAGTATTTATGCGATAATTTATTGCATAAGTTGGATCATGTTTCATCGAATGTTTATCCTTATAGATTAATTGTAAAATGA
- a CDS encoding C40 family peptidase, with amino-acid sequence MKKNIVAALIIMLFLVLACKSKYYREVPYKLVYSQQEIDNKFHIKTRTLPILDTLDVDEDTLTDREIYLKEKYAIVLGIKPKELKNYKFYDFIDQWIGTPYAKVGFTADSLNIAAFISALYQYTYKRKLPTTPLGIFKSNEISLFTGRKFLKEGDLLFFRYAKDMPVGDIGIYLRNNRILYSTKKNGLMIGDFNENYYQLRYVSAGRLIIDQETEPK; translated from the coding sequence ATGAAAAAAAATATCGTAGCAGCACTCATAATAATGCTTTTTCTAGTATTAGCGTGTAAAAGTAAATATTATAGGGAAGTTCCTTACAAATTAGTCTATAGTCAACAAGAAATTGATAATAAATTTCATATTAAAACCCGTACATTACCCATCTTGGATACTTTGGATGTAGATGAAGACACGTTGACAGACAGAGAAATATATCTTAAAGAAAAATATGCCATTGTATTAGGAATAAAGCCAAAAGAATTGAAAAACTATAAATTTTATGATTTTATAGATCAATGGATAGGCACTCCATATGCAAAAGTAGGGTTTACCGCAGACAGTTTGAATATAGCAGCATTTATAAGTGCTTTATATCAATATACATATAAAAGAAAATTGCCTACAACACCCTTAGGTATTTTCAAATCTAATGAAATCAGCCTTTTCACAGGTAGAAAATTTTTAAAAGAAGGAGATTTGCTCTTTTTCAGATATGCTAAAGATATGCCGGTGGGTGATATTGGTATCTATCTACGAAATAACAGGATATTATATAGTACTAAAAAAAATGGGCTGATGATAGGTGATTTTAATGAGAATTACTATCAATTAAGATATGTAAGTGCAGGTAGGCTTATTATAGATCAAGAGACCGAACCTAAGTAA
- a CDS encoding TssN family type VI secretion system protein yields MRFKTFFKDLIDPSIIVGIVIIFAVTIILTVFFSSKVEGFKQKYKGKFITYIIIVLLVTALTIFIGSSEVFNNQIFSIFIFYQIVFFILGIIHSYVYRNYFEKFEKESPWIEMFFSFIVTIYILIPFLLVYTIVKGNTYVYSMMFSSLVFMIPTVIYLTFEASIAIPPKIYKTWLFPEEHAYPDPPDSEYRDMLVVTFVFHKEPDSEVRTEFRAKAPIRMDFGRLFYHFVNDYNLRNPDAPINLMDKNGEKQHWVFYLKNKSFGFAKFIRPDYPLYMNSIEENSVIICRRTPPLLNSEDELDYDMKDSKIEENPNIDEKQKKDNF; encoded by the coding sequence ATGAGATTCAAGACCTTTTTTAAAGATTTAATAGATCCATCAATTATTGTCGGAATAGTAATTATTTTTGCAGTTACAATTATTCTCACTGTTTTTTTTAGCTCTAAAGTAGAAGGATTTAAGCAAAAATATAAAGGAAAATTTATTACATACATAATAATTGTATTACTTGTAACAGCACTAACCATTTTTATTGGTTCTTCAGAAGTTTTCAATAATCAGATATTCAGTATATTCATTTTTTACCAGATAGTCTTTTTTATATTAGGTATTATACATAGCTATGTATATAGAAACTACTTTGAAAAATTTGAAAAAGAATCTCCATGGATTGAAATGTTTTTCAGTTTTATTGTAACCATTTATATTTTGATTCCTTTTCTCTTAGTATATACTATTGTTAAAGGCAATACCTATGTTTACAGCATGATGTTTTCTTCCTTGGTATTTATGATACCTACAGTGATTTATTTAACTTTTGAGGCATCCATAGCAATTCCTCCCAAAATTTACAAAACTTGGCTGTTTCCCGAAGAACACGCATATCCTGATCCACCGGATAGTGAATATAGAGATATGCTGGTAGTTACCTTTGTGTTTCATAAAGAACCCGATTCGGAAGTAAGAACAGAATTTAGGGCTAAAGCTCCTATTCGTATGGATTTCGGTAGATTATTTTATCACTTTGTAAATGATTACAATTTACGTAATCCGGATGCCCCTATTAATTTAATGGATAAAAATGGAGAAAAGCAACATTGGGTATTTTATTTGAAAAACAAAAGTTTCGGATTTGCTAAATTTATCAGACCAGATTATCCGCTGTACATGAACTCTATAGAAGAAAACAGTGTTATAATCTGTCGTAGGACACCCCCGTTACTAAATTCTGAAGATGAACTGGATTATGATATGAAAGATAGTAAGATTGAAGAAAATCCTAATATAGATGAAAAACAAAAAAAAGATAATTTTTAA